In Flavobacterium okayamense, a single window of DNA contains:
- the sufB gene encoding Fe-S cluster assembly protein SufB: MSKYTEEHLKEELASKEYEYGFYTDIESETFPAGLNEEIVRAISKKKNEPEWMTEWRLEAFRIWNEMTEPEWANVHYEKPDFQAVSYYSAPKKKDKYESLDEVDPELLETFKKLGISIDEQKKLAGVAVDIVMDSVSVATTFKKTLAEKGIIFCSISEAIQNHPELVRKHLGTVVPQQDNFYAALNSAVFSDGSFCYIPKGVRCPMELSTYFRINQGGTGQFERTLVIADEGSYVSYLEGCTAPSRDENQLHAAVVELIALDNAEIKYSTVQNWYPGNKEGKGGVYNFVTKRGLCEKNAKISWTQVETGSAVTWKYPSCVLKGDNSIGEFYSIAVTNNFQQADTGTKMIHLGKNTKSTIISKGISAGKSQNSYRGLVQISSRAENARNFSQCDSLLMGNECGAHTFPYIESKNASAKIEHEATTSKIGEDQVFYCNQRGIPTEKAIALIVNGFSKEVLNKLPMEFAVEAQKLLEISLEGSVG; the protein is encoded by the coding sequence ATGTCAAAATATACAGAAGAACATTTAAAAGAAGAATTAGCTTCAAAAGAATACGAATACGGATTTTATACTGATATAGAATCGGAGACGTTTCCTGCGGGTCTAAATGAAGAAATTGTTCGTGCTATTTCAAAAAAGAAAAACGAACCCGAATGGATGACCGAGTGGCGTTTAGAAGCATTCCGTATTTGGAACGAAATGACAGAACCAGAATGGGCAAATGTTCATTATGAAAAACCAGATTTTCAAGCGGTTTCTTATTATTCTGCACCCAAGAAAAAAGATAAGTACGAAAGTTTAGATGAGGTAGATCCAGAATTGTTAGAAACATTCAAAAAATTGGGTATTTCTATTGATGAACAAAAGAAATTAGCAGGTGTTGCTGTGGATATTGTAATGGATTCAGTTTCTGTAGCAACTACTTTTAAGAAAACCTTAGCCGAAAAAGGGATTATTTTCTGTTCGATTTCTGAAGCGATTCAAAATCATCCCGAATTAGTTCGTAAACATTTAGGGACTGTTGTGCCACAACAAGATAATTTTTACGCTGCTTTAAATTCAGCAGTATTTTCAGATGGAAGTTTTTGTTATATTCCAAAAGGCGTTCGTTGTCCAATGGAATTATCAACGTATTTCCGAATCAATCAAGGTGGAACAGGTCAGTTTGAAAGAACCTTAGTAATTGCAGATGAAGGAAGTTACGTTTCGTATTTAGAAGGTTGTACAGCTCCAAGTCGCGATGAAAACCAATTACACGCAGCTGTTGTAGAGTTAATTGCTTTAGATAATGCTGAAATAAAATATTCAACAGTACAAAACTGGTATCCAGGAAATAAAGAAGGTAAAGGAGGCGTTTACAATTTTGTAACCAAAAGAGGTTTGTGTGAGAAAAATGCAAAAATTTCTTGGACACAAGTAGAAACAGGTTCGGCAGTAACATGGAAATATCCTTCATGTGTTTTGAAAGGTGATAATTCAATTGGTGAATTCTATTCGATTGCCGTTACCAATAATTTCCAACAAGCCGATACAGGAACGAAAATGATTCATTTGGGTAAAAACACCAAATCGACAATCATTTCTAAAGGTATTTCTGCTGGAAAATCACAAAACAGTTATAGAGGATTGGTTCAAATTTCATCAAGAGCTGAAAATGCACGTAACTTTTCACAATGTGATTCTTTGTTAATGGGTAACGAGTGTGGTGCACATACTTTTCCTTACATAGAAAGTAAAAATGCATCTGCAAAAATTGAACACGAAGCAACCACTTCAAAAATTGGAGAAGATCAAGTGTTTTACTGTAACCAAAGAGGAATTCCAACGGAAAAAGCAATTGCATTAATCGTAAACGGGTTCAGCAAAGAAGTATTGAATAAATTACCAATGGAATTTGCAGTGGAAGCTCAAAAATTATTAGAGATTTCATTAGAAGGTTCTGTAGGATAA